The Deinococcus metalli genome includes a window with the following:
- a CDS encoding pyrroloquinoline quinone-dependent dehydrogenase translates to MRKSGLNVGFALCTALLLGQGLAMTGPSQDELNNADQATDSWLMYNKGYAGQRYSPLDQINTSNVAQMQRMCTFETGDDGGFQVTPQVYKGVLFFTQANRTFAVDARTCKALWINKYMMDSPSVLTTNRGLAIADGVLYRGTPNAHLIAIDAGTGKQLWDTKVADSTVGYFLSAAPIYYNGKVFIGEAGADWGIKAHMYAFDAKTGKKAWTFDLIPTGSQVGADTWKKADSTVTGGGSTWTSYTLDTATGKLYVSVGNPAPDFAAQYRPGDNLFTNTVTVLDAETGKYDHHYSQIPHDDKDYDTAAAPVLYDVDGQKRLAVATKAGWLHGYNEDSKTEVFKQAMIKTTNQEKPTTREGLPICPNYSAGSQWSGPSYDPQNKMLFVNSVDWCGVVKLGEVRLIKGQLFFGGSMQLDPAEKAVGNTTAYDAATGKPMWKYELPSIRIVGGVTSTGGNLVLAGAMNGTFYALDAKTGKVLFKDNIDKAPIGGGVSTFEIAGKQYMAVAAGNTSKGTAGVKNVGSRIAIYSLK, encoded by the coding sequence ATGCGGAAATCAGGACTGAACGTCGGCTTCGCTCTTTGCACCGCCCTGCTGCTCGGCCAGGGTCTGGCCATGACCGGCCCCTCCCAGGACGAGCTGAACAATGCCGACCAGGCGACCGATTCGTGGCTGATGTACAACAAGGGCTATGCCGGCCAGCGGTACTCGCCGCTGGACCAGATCAACACCTCGAACGTGGCGCAGATGCAGCGCATGTGCACCTTCGAGACCGGTGACGACGGCGGCTTCCAGGTCACGCCGCAGGTCTACAAGGGCGTGCTGTTCTTCACGCAGGCCAACCGCACCTTCGCAGTGGACGCCCGCACGTGCAAGGCCCTGTGGATCAACAAGTACATGATGGACAGCCCCTCGGTCCTGACCACCAACCGCGGCCTGGCCATCGCGGACGGCGTGCTGTACCGCGGCACACCCAACGCCCACCTGATCGCCATCGACGCGGGCACCGGCAAACAGCTGTGGGACACCAAGGTCGCGGACTCGACCGTGGGCTACTTCCTGTCGGCCGCGCCCATCTACTACAACGGCAAGGTCTTCATCGGCGAGGCCGGCGCGGACTGGGGCATCAAGGCGCACATGTACGCGTTCGACGCCAAGACCGGCAAGAAGGCCTGGACCTTCGACCTGATCCCTACCGGCAGCCAGGTCGGCGCCGACACCTGGAAAAAGGCCGACTCCACCGTGACGGGCGGCGGCAGCACGTGGACGAGCTACACGCTGGACACCGCGACCGGCAAGCTGTACGTCTCGGTCGGGAACCCCGCGCCGGATTTCGCCGCGCAGTACCGCCCCGGCGACAACCTCTTCACGAACACCGTGACGGTGCTGGACGCCGAGACCGGCAAGTACGACCACCACTATTCGCAGATCCCGCACGACGACAAGGACTACGACACGGCCGCCGCGCCCGTGCTGTACGACGTCGACGGCCAGAAGCGTCTGGCGGTCGCCACCAAGGCCGGCTGGCTGCACGGCTACAACGAGGACAGCAAGACCGAGGTCTTCAAGCAGGCCATGATCAAGACCACCAACCAGGAGAAGCCCACCACCCGTGAAGGCCTGCCGATCTGCCCGAACTACTCGGCCGGTTCGCAGTGGTCCGGCCCGTCCTACGATCCGCAGAACAAGATGCTGTTCGTGAACTCGGTGGACTGGTGCGGCGTGGTCAAACTGGGCGAGGTGCGCCTGATCAAGGGCCAGCTGTTCTTCGGCGGGTCCATGCAGCTCGACCCCGCCGAGAAGGCCGTGGGCAACACCACCGCCTACGACGCGGCCACCGGCAAGCCCATGTGGAAGTACGAACTGCCCAGCATCCGGATCGTGGGCGGCGTGACCTCGACCGGCGGCAACCTGGTGCTGGCCGGCGCCATGAACGGCACGTTCTACGCGCTGGACGCCAAGACCGGCAAGGTGCTGTTCAAGGACAACATCGACAAAGCGCCCATCGGCGGCGGGGTCTCCACCTTCGAGATCGCCGGCAAGCAGTACATGGCCGTCGCGGCGGGCAACACCTCCAAGGGCACGGCCGGCGTGAAAAACGTCGGGTCGCGCATCGCGATCTACAGCCTCAAATGA
- a CDS encoding c-type cytochrome, with protein sequence MHPARLLPALLLAGPALAATPQYTKAQAAAGAKTYAAQCAMCHGAKLSNGGAPKLAGTTFFQKWATNTLDDFHFIMSTTMPQTKPGGLKEAEYINVLAYILQVNGFKPTTKALAVKDLKAYTFKK encoded by the coding sequence ATGCACCCCGCCCGACTGCTTCCCGCTCTGCTGCTCGCCGGCCCGGCGCTGGCGGCCACGCCCCAGTACACCAAGGCCCAGGCGGCGGCCGGCGCCAAGACCTACGCCGCGCAGTGCGCCATGTGCCACGGCGCAAAACTCAGCAACGGCGGCGCTCCGAAACTCGCCGGAACCACGTTCTTCCAGAAGTGGGCCACCAACACCCTGGACGACTTCCACTTCATCATGTCCACCACCATGCCCCAGACCAAGCCCGGCGGCCTGAAGGAAGCCGAGTACATCAACGTGCTCGCGTACATCCTGCAGGTGAATGGCTTCAAGCCCACCACCAAGGCGCTGGCGGTCAAGGACCTCAAGGCCTACACCTTCAAGAAGTAG
- a CDS encoding TetR/AcrR family transcriptional regulator produces the protein MQGDPGSPLHPQTKRHLHNTQRLRAAAIREFARHGLHGTKVSNIVAAAQLTQPSFYRTWPSKEAAFEEIVSETLRSWRDAATQIMAGPPGVTLERRMAQGLSRLYALLVADLELTHMVLREDTKNADRYLPFIDIYTTIFLDAQARGLIARTPAESLAQLYTAVTERLFYARLYTRQRSVDAAVQEAMTLLLPLFQPSPKETP, from the coding sequence ATGCAGGGTGACCCCGGCTCCCCGCTTCACCCACAGACGAAGCGGCATCTGCACAACACGCAGCGGTTGCGTGCGGCCGCCATCCGGGAATTCGCGCGGCACGGTCTGCACGGCACCAAGGTGAGCAACATCGTGGCCGCCGCCCAGCTGACCCAGCCGTCGTTTTACCGCACGTGGCCCAGCAAGGAAGCCGCCTTCGAGGAGATCGTGAGCGAGACGCTGCGCAGCTGGCGCGACGCGGCCACGCAGATCATGGCTGGCCCGCCCGGCGTGACCCTCGAGCGGCGGATGGCCCAGGGCCTCTCGAGGCTGTACGCGCTGCTGGTGGCGGATCTGGAACTCACCCACATGGTGCTGCGTGAAGACACGAAGAACGCCGACCGGTACCTGCCTTTCATCGACATCTACACCACCATCTTTCTGGACGCCCAGGCGCGTGGCCTGATCGCCCGCACGCCCGCCGAGAGCCTGGCCCAGCTGTACACCGCCGTCACCGAACGCCTGTTCTATGCCCGGCTGTACACCCGGCAGCGCAGCGTCGACGCGGCCGTCCAGGAAGCCATGACGCTCCTGCTTCCCCTCTTCCAGCCCTCCCCCAAGGAGACTCCGTGA
- a CDS encoding nucleoside/nucleotide kinase family protein — translation MADHGASHPPVLRADLETLVARARALVTAGDRRILGITGAPGAGKSTLCEALATALGADACVVPMDGFHLANEELARLGRQDRKGAQDTFDAGGYAALLRRLRAEKDDTVYAPFFNRALEESIGSAIPVPAGTPLILTEGNYLLLDEGRWRDVRAAVDEVWYLDLPDDVRVDRLIRRHETFGRAHDDAVAWVGAVDQRNAALIEGTRNRADVIVQLD, via the coding sequence ATGGCTGACCACGGCGCATCCCACCCCCCGGTTCTCCGGGCCGATCTGGAGACCCTCGTCGCGCGGGCCCGCGCGCTGGTCACGGCCGGCGATCGGCGCATCCTCGGCATCACGGGCGCGCCGGGCGCCGGGAAATCGACGCTGTGTGAGGCACTGGCCACCGCCCTGGGCGCGGACGCGTGCGTGGTCCCCATGGACGGCTTCCACCTTGCGAACGAGGAACTCGCGCGGCTGGGCCGCCAGGACCGCAAGGGCGCGCAGGATACCTTCGACGCCGGAGGCTACGCCGCCCTGCTGCGCCGCCTGCGCGCGGAGAAGGACGACACCGTGTACGCTCCGTTCTTCAACCGGGCGCTGGAGGAGTCCATCGGCAGCGCCATCCCCGTGCCGGCCGGCACGCCGCTGATCCTCACGGAGGGCAACTATCTGCTGCTGGACGAGGGCCGCTGGCGGGACGTCCGCGCCGCGGTCGACGAGGTGTGGTACCTGGACCTGCCGGACGACGTCCGCGTGGACCGGCTGATCCGCCGGCACGAGACATTCGGCCGCGCACACGACGACGCCGTCGCGTGGGTGGGGGCCGTGGACCAGCGCAACGCCGCCCTGATCGAGGGCACGCGGAACCGGGCCGACGTGATCGTCCAGCTGGACTGA
- a CDS encoding ABC transporter permease codes for MTPSDVLLLAWRGLSRRLVRTLLTALGLAVAVAGMVVFLSLGEGIRQVFTAQFRSVGPDVQLTLDGAQSGLLPPPNLPDSVVARVRAAAAPLGAVQVTPAVTLLKQSLDPAQSAVYYGLPADQGIGALFGGLRAARGRVLTAADEGRDVAVLGRSAAHNAGVDVGGRVDVLGTRVTVIGVLEGGHGLNDTFTFLPLDTLQRLAGTPGRVSLVAVTLRDPGRAPQVAATLARQLELEGQTRGDVLAVVNRALRVTDAARVGLSVVALIVGGLAVANTVAMGVFERIREFGTLRAIGARPATLRAVVLTEALLLALAAGAAGVLLGMAGNAGVNAYTRSLAGIDAAALTPVLALTALGVSGLLGVLAALVPAHTAARLSVVEALRHA; via the coding sequence ATGACTCCCAGCGACGTGCTGCTCCTGGCGTGGCGCGGCCTGAGCCGCCGCCTGGTGCGGACGCTGCTGACCGCGCTGGGCCTGGCCGTGGCCGTGGCGGGCATGGTGGTGTTCCTGTCGCTGGGCGAGGGCATCCGGCAGGTGTTCACGGCGCAGTTCCGCAGCGTCGGGCCGGACGTGCAGCTCACGCTCGATGGCGCGCAGAGCGGGCTGTTGCCCCCGCCGAACCTGCCGGACAGCGTGGTGGCGCGCGTGCGTGCGGCCGCCGCCCCGCTGGGGGCAGTGCAGGTCACGCCCGCCGTGACGCTGCTCAAGCAGTCGCTCGACCCTGCACAGAGCGCCGTGTACTACGGCCTGCCGGCCGACCAGGGCATCGGCGCGCTGTTCGGGGGCCTGCGCGCGGCGCGCGGACGCGTCCTCACGGCAGCCGACGAGGGACGCGACGTGGCCGTGCTGGGCCGCAGCGCCGCCCACAACGCCGGAGTGGACGTGGGCGGCCGGGTGGACGTCCTGGGCACGCGCGTGACCGTGATCGGCGTGCTGGAGGGCGGACACGGCCTGAACGACACCTTCACCTTCCTGCCGCTGGACACCCTGCAACGACTGGCCGGGACGCCGGGGCGGGTGTCGCTGGTGGCCGTGACGCTGCGCGACCCGGGCCGGGCGCCGCAGGTGGCCGCCACGCTCGCCCGTCAGCTGGAGCTGGAGGGCCAGACGCGCGGGGACGTGCTCGCGGTCGTGAACCGGGCGCTGCGCGTCACGGACGCTGCCCGCGTCGGCCTGTCGGTGGTCGCGCTGATCGTGGGCGGGCTGGCGGTGGCGAACACCGTCGCCATGGGCGTGTTTGAACGCATCCGCGAATTCGGCACGCTGCGGGCCATCGGCGCGCGGCCCGCCACGCTGCGCGCCGTGGTGCTGACCGAGGCCCTGCTGCTCGCGCTGGCGGCCGGCGCGGCCGGCGTGCTGCTGGGGATGGCCGGCAACGCCGGCGTGAACGCCTACACCCGCAGTCTCGCCGGGATCGACGCGGCGGCCCTCACCCCGGTCCTGGCCCTCACGGCGCTGGGCGTGAGCGGGCTCCTCGGCGTGCTCGCCGCCCTGGTGCCCGCGCATACGGCCGCCCGTCTCAGCGTGGTCGAGGCGCTGCGCCACGCCTGA
- a CDS encoding glycosyl-4,4'-diaponeurosporenoate acyltransferase CrtO family protein, with translation MKWPPTPVLVRLAVTLGAAIGAAAMVGRTTGWRRPLVAVALHAGLMRWAVDALPALCPELRGGWFRVRDWEPRVYRRVGVYVYMRGLRVLGWEAFRRSAVGFAGRRAELARLERATREAETNHAVLGALGVTLAVLAARRRWWDAALWQLLLTALLHAYPVMLQRTLRARLARLQRP, from the coding sequence ATGAAGTGGCCCCCGACGCCCGTGCTGGTGCGCTTGGCCGTCACGCTGGGCGCGGCGATCGGCGCGGCGGCCATGGTCGGCCGCACGACCGGCTGGCGGCGCCCCCTCGTGGCCGTCGCCCTGCACGCGGGCCTGATGCGCTGGGCGGTGGACGCCCTGCCCGCCCTGTGCCCTGAGCTGCGGGGCGGGTGGTTCCGCGTGCGGGACTGGGAGCCGCGCGTGTACCGGCGCGTGGGTGTCTACGTGTACATGCGGGGCCTGCGGGTCCTCGGGTGGGAGGCGTTCCGGCGGAGCGCGGTGGGGTTTGCCGGCCGGCGGGCGGAACTGGCCCGCCTGGAGCGGGCCACCCGTGAGGCCGAGACGAACCACGCCGTGCTGGGCGCCCTGGGGGTGACGCTCGCCGTGCTCGCCGCGCGGCGGCGCTGGTGGGACGCGGCGCTGTGGCAGCTCCTCCTGACTGCACTGCTGCACGCCTACCCGGTAATGCTCCAGCGCACCCTGCGCGCCCGGCTGGCCCGGCTTCAGCGCCCCTGA